One Brassica napus cultivar Da-Ae chromosome A1, Da-Ae, whole genome shotgun sequence genomic region harbors:
- the LOC125577377 gene encoding S-protein homolog 2-like, which produces MGSLVVLICLLIMSMCICVALSHAQDDFSLTGFDNPRTTVVIINDIAGYLPLRYHCKSKDDDLGDRTMAPRGSWFFEFKPSVFGNTKFYCSFSWGNELHYFDIYRQNRDRLFAEFGCRRCEWKIRKTGPCKLNKDNGMFDVCLPWN; this is translated from the coding sequence ATGGGTTCTTTAGTAGTGCTTATTTGTCTCTTGATCATGAGTATGTGTATATGTGTAGCGCTGTCTCACGCTCAAGATGATTTCTCTTTAACCGGTTTCGATAACCCAAGAACAACTGTGGTGATTATCAATGATATTGCAGGTTATCTTCCATTGCGATATCATTGTAAATCAAAAGACGATGATCTTGGAGACCGAACTATGGCACCAAGAGGATCGTGGTTCTTTGAATTTAAACCTAGTGTTTTTGGAAATACAAAATTCTATTGCAGTTTCAGCTGGGGCAATGAGTTGCATTATTTCGATATCTACAGACAGAATAGAGACAGACTGTTCGCAGAGTTTGGGTGTAGAAGATGTGAGTGGAAGATACGCAAGACCGGGCCTTGTAAACTGAACAAAGACAATGGaatgtttgatgtttgtttACCTTGGAATTAG
- the LOC125577375 gene encoding protein LURP-one-related 13: MAEQDLNNRSNTIPIIGSEFVRPQPSDLTIVGDTVKDANGNKVFKVKTPLFGLHNKRILLDPNDSPIVTMKMKVTSKHDRWQVYRGGDLDDKIFTVKRSSSVQLKTRVEVFLKHNQTKEASCDFTIKGRFMKRACTIYVGDSTKVIAQVHEGEERLVATVYPNVDCAFIVTLIFIFDLINMAGTGV; this comes from the exons ATGGCAGAACAAGATCTCAACAACAGGAGCAACACGATACCAATCATAGGATCTGAGTTTGTTCGTCCTCAGCCTTCAGATCTTACCATCGTCGGAGACACGGTGAAGGATGCCAACggaaacaaagtattcaaaGTCAAAACGCCTCTCTTCGGTCTCCACAACAAGAGGATTTTGCTTGATCCTAACGACTCTCCCATCGTCACCATGAAAATGAAG gTGACTAGTAAGCACGATCGATGGCAAGTGTATAGAGGAGGTGATTTAGATGATAAGATATTCACGGTTAAAAGATCCTCATCGGTCCAACTAAAAACAAGAGTTGAAGTATTCTTGAAACATAACCAGACCAAAGAAGCGTCTTGTGATTTCACTATTAAAGGTCGGTTTATGAAGCGTGCATGCACAATCTATGTTGGAGATTCAACGAAAGTAATCGCTCAG GtacatgaaggagaagagagactAGTGGCTACAGTTTACCCTAATGTCGACTGCGCTTTTATTGTTACACTTATCTTTATATTTGACCTCATTAATATGGCTGGAACTGGGGTCTGA